The genome window TTCATCAACATGTATGATCTATACAGTCATAAAAATGTTGTGTAATCTGCTTAAAGTGAATTAAAAGTGTAGTTTTAGGTGCTGATCAAATAACAAGGCATAGAAACAATACAGAATGAGAATTTGGCATCACTTCTGCTAACTACACTCAGCCAGGACTTCTTGCATCTTGGTCTGAATTTCCAAGACCTTTTGGCCCCATTCTTTCTTGaactcctcctcatcatccccAGTGACTACATAGTAGGCCATCAGAGCTATGAGGCCGATGTAGAAGAGGTTGGTCAGATGAGCGCATTTTGCCTCCATAAACTTCTTGTTCCTCTCGGACTGCTCTAGATAATATTTCAGTAGTGGCCTCTCAAATGGACCCTGCTTTTCCATGACGGAGTTATAGTACATTAGCAAATTCTGAAAGCTGCCTTGCTTTCTATAGATATCCTTGAAATCCTCTTTGTAAACCATCTCATTGTCGGGGTTCTTCCTGATCCTGTCTACCATGTTCTTGAAGGCTTTGTACTGGGTCTCGATGTTCTGTTCCAGCTGACCATAGTTTGTGTTGATCTCTTGAATGAGGATCTGGTCCAGCAGCTGCTTGTTCTGTACAGAGATGCTCTCCAACTTGTCATCAATCTGCTGGAATTCCTTCTCCAGCTTGTTGAACTTCTCATCTTCTTCCAAGCCTTTCCTCACTGCACCAACCAGTTTGGTGACAATATCAAACAGAGGGTTGAAAGAGGAAGCGAAGGAGGACACTTTC of Hemibagrus wyckioides isolate EC202008001 linkage group LG23, SWU_Hwy_1.0, whole genome shotgun sequence contains these proteins:
- the LOC131344542 gene encoding protein rapunzel-like; translated protein: MSNKEQIQHAAAEVLGCIEKVSSFASSFNPLFDIVTKLVGAVRKGLEEDEKFNKLEKEFQQIDDKLESISVQNKQLLDQILIQEINTNYGQLEQNIETQYKAFKNMVDRIRKNPDNEMVYKEDFKDIYRKQGSFQNLLMYYNSVMEKQGPFERPLLKYYLEQSERNKKFMEAKCAHLTNLFYIGLIALMAYYVVTGDDEEEFKKEWGQKVLEIQTKMQEVLAECS